One segment of Streptomyces sp. NA02950 DNA contains the following:
- a CDS encoding class I SAM-dependent methyltransferase has product MTQDLAMSPSDRPRNVPAAVATDVDGTRFDYSPYATSYRQRADYVPAVVTSVLRTAGVGPGDLVCDIGAGSGHLTVPLLEAELRVDAVEPTASMRAVGQSRTEGYADVSWYEGTGEESARPAGVYPLVTFGSSFDRTDRPAALRETARILEPSGHFACLWNHRNLEDPLQARIEEEIHERVPGFTYGIRRTDQTGLIVASGLFETPVTITGEQVFRLPAEAWCEAWTSHATLGQQAGAGFGDVLDAIRELVRKEAGTWIDVPYVTRAWIAQRKAPGGKAPR; this is encoded by the coding sequence GTGACCCAAGACCTCGCGATGTCGCCGTCCGACCGCCCGCGGAACGTACCGGCCGCGGTGGCGACGGACGTGGACGGGACCCGTTTCGACTACTCGCCCTACGCGACGAGCTACCGGCAGCGCGCCGACTACGTGCCCGCCGTCGTCACCAGCGTGCTGCGCACCGCCGGGGTGGGGCCGGGCGACCTGGTGTGCGACATCGGCGCCGGCTCGGGACACCTGACCGTTCCGCTGCTCGAAGCCGAACTCCGGGTCGACGCAGTCGAGCCGACCGCCTCCATGCGCGCGGTGGGACAGTCGCGCACCGAAGGCTACGCCGACGTGTCCTGGTACGAGGGCACCGGGGAGGAGTCCGCACGTCCTGCGGGGGTCTACCCCCTGGTGACCTTCGGCTCGTCGTTCGACCGCACGGACCGTCCCGCCGCGCTGCGCGAGACCGCACGCATCCTCGAACCCTCCGGCCACTTCGCCTGTCTGTGGAACCACCGGAACCTGGAGGACCCGCTGCAGGCACGGATCGAGGAAGAGATCCATGAGAGGGTGCCGGGTTTCACGTACGGGATCCGGCGCACCGACCAGACCGGCCTCATCGTGGCGAGCGGTCTGTTCGAGACACCGGTGACGATCACAGGCGAGCAGGTCTTTCGGCTGCCCGCCGAAGCCTGGTGCGAGGCCTGGACCTCCCACGCCACCCTGGGCCAGCAGGCCGGAGCCGGCTTCGGCGACGTGCTGGACGCCATCCGTGAGTTGGTGCGCAAGGAGGCCGGCACGTGGATCGACGTACCTTATGTGACGCGGGCGTGGATCGCGCAGCGGAAAGCGCCGGGCGGGAAGGCCCCGCGATGA
- a CDS encoding DDE-type integrase/transposase/recombinase, with amino-acid sequence MRLAYREQGLWGLVDRRTTRRPSPTGRTDERVIAAVEEVLRRQRGRSKGTIKGLKPLVTQILEDRYGRGTVPVPSQATFYRLVHQLADPAEHPHRPARTLPSPADGRAFTPTVALRPGEQVQVDTTRLDVLGVFDDGTTGRPELTIAVDVATRAILAAVLRPAGTKTVDAALLLAEVAVPHPARPTWPDALRLAHAQLPQLQRLLTLDERLEGAAARPEVVPETIVVDRGKVYLSAAFTAACETLGISVQPTPPHAPAAKGIVERTFGTINALLCQHLPGYTGSDVTRRGPGAETEACFSVAQLQAPAAASGRSTPTPTTPARSGSACPTATWQRSRGSTATTSTSRSTAPPGSTSRPSPPATATATPTKPTSPTPSTSSCAAPTPAPPAPASSA; translated from the coding sequence ATGCGCCTGGCCTACCGCGAACAGGGGCTGTGGGGCCTGGTCGACCGCCGCACCACCCGCCGCCCCAGCCCTACCGGGCGCACCGACGAACGCGTCATCGCCGCTGTCGAGGAAGTCCTGCGCCGCCAGCGCGGCCGCTCCAAGGGCACCATCAAAGGCCTGAAGCCCCTGGTCACGCAGATCCTGGAGGACAGGTACGGGCGCGGCACGGTGCCTGTACCGTCCCAGGCCACCTTCTACCGGCTCGTCCACCAGCTCGCCGACCCCGCCGAACATCCCCACCGCCCCGCCCGCACCCTGCCCTCCCCCGCCGACGGGCGGGCATTCACCCCGACCGTGGCGCTGCGCCCCGGCGAACAGGTACAGGTCGACACCACCCGCCTGGATGTCCTGGGCGTCTTCGACGACGGCACCACCGGCCGCCCCGAACTCACGATCGCCGTAGATGTCGCCACCCGCGCCATCCTCGCCGCCGTCCTGCGCCCGGCCGGCACCAAGACCGTGGATGCGGCCCTGCTGCTGGCGGAGGTGGCCGTCCCCCACCCGGCCCGCCCCACCTGGCCCGACGCCCTGCGACTGGCCCACGCCCAACTCCCCCAGCTTCAACGGCTGCTGACCCTGGACGAACGGCTCGAGGGCGCGGCGGCCCGGCCAGAGGTCGTGCCCGAGACGATCGTCGTGGACCGGGGCAAGGTCTACCTGTCCGCGGCGTTCACCGCCGCCTGCGAAACCCTCGGCATCAGCGTCCAGCCCACCCCGCCCCACGCCCCCGCCGCCAAAGGCATCGTGGAGCGCACCTTCGGCACCATCAACGCGCTGCTGTGCCAGCACCTGCCCGGCTACACCGGCTCGGACGTCACCCGCCGCGGGCCGGGCGCCGAAACTGAGGCCTGTTTCAGCGTCGCCCAGCTGCAGGCTCCCGCGGCGGCAAGTGGGAGATCCACACCAACCCCCACGACGCCCGCCAGGTCTGGATCCGCCTGCCCGACGGCCACCTGGCAGAGATCCCGTGGATCCACCGCGACCACATCCACAAGCCGTTCAACAGCGCCACCTGGGAGCACCTCAAGACCGTCACCGCCCGCCACGGCGACCGCGACGCCCACGAAGCCGACCTCGCCGACGCCCTCGACCAGCTCATGCGCGGCGCCCACACCGGCACCGCCAGCCCCGGCGAGCAGCGCCTGA
- a CDS encoding TnsA-like heteromeric transposase endonuclease subunit, translated as MSRWQYSSGLPPRPSGSPMLPSRGAARGRWCPCRGAAAVRPLQRRYGPAWLTAPSRRGAGGERARRAAPVLEAACAQAGFSYRRLEALEKVRAANLKWLAGYRHPRHQGRPGLSASVREAFARPLIEGTEAVGDPSEVIPAVFHALWHGQLFAPLDVPLNEWVLVSPGTGGADGHRGSAGGPGNEGGR; from the coding sequence ATGTCCCGGTGGCAGTACTCCTCCGGCCTACCGCCCCGGCCATCTGGGTCGCCCATGCTGCCGAGTCGGGGCGCAGCACGAGGGCGCTGGTGTCCGTGTCGAGGTGCCGCGGCTGTTCGCCCGCTACAGCGACGGTACGGGCCTGCTTGGCTGACTGCCCCCAGCCGTCGGGGTGCGGGCGGCGAACGGGCCCGGCGGGCTGCGCCGGTTCTTGAGGCGGCGTGTGCGCAGGCTGGCTTCAGCTACCGGCGTCTTGAGGCGCTGGAGAAGGTGCGGGCGGCGAACCTGAAGTGGCTGGCCGGCTACCGCCACCCCCGCCACCAGGGCCGTCCCGGCCTCTCGGCCTCCGTGCGCGAGGCGTTTGCGCGGCCGCTGATCGAGGGCACCGAAGCGGTCGGCGACCCGAGCGAGGTGATCCCCGCCGTCTTCCATGCCCTGTGGCACGGACAGCTCTTTGCGCCTCTGGATGTCCCGCTCAACGAATGGGTCCTCGTCAGCCCCGGGACAGGCGGTGCGGACGGCCACCGTGGCAGTGCCGGTGGCCCGGGCAACGAGGGCGGGCGGTGA
- a CDS encoding IS5 family transposase translates to MGDPDGRGGRPEEYCHRDILDAIQYVVDNGVKWPALPGDYPPWKAVYRFFTRWRKQGLIGEFHDRLRAAMREAQGRDTEPTAGVIDSQSAKGTSTVEAATSGYDSGKKIKGRKRHIMVDTLGLILAVMVTPASTADRDAAQDLLSRAARRHHRLKRVWADSGYTGMLVIWCARALNLILTIIRRSDGHKGFVVLPKRELVRVLTWCWHCSWFSFAPGS, encoded by the coding sequence ATGGGCGACCCAGATGGCCGGGGCGGTAGGCCGGAGGAGTACTGCCACCGGGACATACTCGACGCGATCCAATATGTGGTGGACAACGGCGTGAAGTGGCCCGCGCTGCCTGGGGACTACCCGCCGTGGAAGGCGGTGTACCGGTTCTTCACCCGCTGGCGGAAGCAGGGGCTGATCGGCGAGTTCCACGACCGGCTCCGCGCCGCGATGCGTGAAGCCCAGGGCCGGGATACGGAGCCGACGGCCGGGGTGATCGACTCACAGTCCGCGAAAGGCACTTCGACGGTCGAGGCCGCGACCAGCGGCTATGACAGCGGGAAGAAGATCAAGGGCCGAAAGCGGCACATCATGGTGGACACCCTCGGCCTGATCCTGGCGGTCATGGTCACCCCCGCCTCGACAGCAGACCGCGACGCCGCCCAGGACCTCCTCTCCCGGGCCGCCAGGCGGCATCATCGGCTCAAGCGCGTGTGGGCGGACAGCGGATACACCGGCATGCTGGTCATCTGGTGCGCGAGGGCCTTGAACCTGATACTGACCATCATCCGCCGCAGCGACGGCCACAAGGGCTTCGTCGTGCTGCCCAAACGGGAGCTCGTTCGGGTACTTACGTGGTGCTGGCACTGCTCGTGGTTCTCCTTCGCGCCAGGATCATAA
- a CDS encoding MDR family MFS transporter, which yields MTESIPAGPEESTRDTSGQEQTHRSNVPLASIALVLGMLLSVLDQTVVAIALPEITADIGGAGSFSWVVTAYVLASTATGTFYGRISDRYGRREVFIAAVVLFTVSSLLCGVAQSMPQLIAARVVQGIGAGALFVIPTVTLSELYPQHLRGKVQGLTGAVFALASIGGPLVGGAITDGSGWRWIFYVNVPIGVLSVALCAIALRLPRAGATDRVDYPGAVLVVAAVVSLLLVTEWGGREYDWASVQIIGLAVACVALFTAFVQWEKRAANPLLPMRLFANPALRLILPATAVLGMLLYGSVVFMPTFLQTAYDWSATRAGLALIPYFIPFIVVSAIAGGKAGKSGRFKPYLLAGAVVLIGAFVLLAMIDPDRDYLYAAGAMVVLGAGFGLLMQNFVVVSQNAAAPPDLAATTAANLSIRGLGMAVGVALFGNLLAREVGNSPVSPAATAEAIPDVFVWGVPLAVLLLLLLVLMPRVGPTPAQEKTNTEAEPSTA from the coding sequence ATGACCGAGAGCATTCCCGCTGGGCCGGAAGAGTCCACCCGCGACACCTCCGGCCAGGAACAGACCCACCGCAGCAACGTACCGCTCGCCTCGATCGCCCTGGTCCTCGGCATGCTGCTGTCCGTGCTCGACCAGACCGTCGTGGCCATCGCGCTGCCGGAGATCACCGCTGACATCGGCGGTGCCGGAAGCTTCAGCTGGGTTGTCACCGCGTACGTGCTGGCGTCCACAGCGACCGGCACCTTCTACGGCCGGATCAGCGACCGCTACGGACGGCGTGAGGTGTTCATCGCCGCCGTCGTGCTGTTCACCGTCTCCTCGCTGCTGTGCGGCGTGGCGCAGTCGATGCCGCAACTGATCGCCGCCCGCGTGGTTCAGGGAATCGGCGCCGGCGCGCTGTTCGTGATCCCCACCGTCACCCTGTCGGAGCTGTACCCGCAGCATCTGCGCGGTAAGGTCCAGGGGCTCACGGGCGCGGTGTTCGCGCTCGCCAGCATCGGCGGGCCGCTGGTCGGCGGCGCCATCACCGACGGGTCCGGCTGGCGCTGGATTTTCTACGTCAACGTACCCATCGGCGTACTGTCCGTCGCGCTGTGCGCCATCGCGCTGCGGCTGCCGCGGGCCGGCGCCACAGACCGTGTCGACTACCCCGGAGCGGTCCTGGTGGTCGCCGCCGTGGTCAGTCTGCTGCTGGTCACCGAGTGGGGCGGTCGCGAGTACGACTGGGCCTCCGTCCAGATCATCGGTCTCGCTGTGGCGTGCGTCGCGCTGTTCACAGCGTTCGTCCAGTGGGAGAAGCGTGCCGCCAACCCGCTGCTGCCGATGCGGCTGTTCGCCAATCCCGCGCTGCGCCTGATCCTGCCCGCCACGGCCGTCCTCGGCATGCTGCTGTACGGGTCGGTGGTGTTCATGCCGACTTTCCTGCAGACCGCGTACGACTGGAGTGCCACCCGAGCCGGGCTCGCCCTGATCCCGTACTTCATCCCGTTCATCGTCGTGTCGGCGATCGCGGGCGGCAAGGCCGGCAAGAGCGGGCGGTTCAAGCCGTACCTGCTGGCCGGCGCGGTGGTGCTGATCGGGGCGTTCGTGCTGCTGGCCATGATCGACCCGGACCGGGACTACCTCTACGCGGCGGGGGCCATGGTGGTTCTCGGTGCCGGATTCGGGCTGCTGATGCAGAACTTCGTGGTGGTATCACAGAACGCGGCCGCACCGCCCGACCTCGCGGCGACCACGGCGGCCAACCTCTCCATCCGGGGACTCGGCATGGCCGTGGGCGTGGCGCTCTTCGGGAACCTGCTGGCCCGCGAGGTCGGCAATAGCCCGGTCTCCCCCGCCGCCACCGCCGAAGCGATTCCGGACGTGTTCGTCTGGGGTGTGCCGCTGGCCGTGCTGCTGCTACTGCTGCTGGTCCTGATGCCCCGCGTCGGGCCGACTCCCGCCCAGGAGAAGACGAACACCGAGGCCGAGCCCTCCACCGCCTGA
- a CDS encoding NAD(P)/FAD-dependent oxidoreductase, with amino-acid sequence MDMKNVIIIGGGPAGMSAALTLGRTHHTVLLADSDDGRNAPAEAMHNFLTHEGTSPAALRELGRENLTAYPHVEVRSVMVDSVRRLTDEHFEATLADGTVVESRRLLLATGLRDEMPPVSGAAELWGKSAFHCPYCHGYEVTGKNVAVLGTGGERVRLALQLSRFATDTVLCTGGEPLEPTLQNVLETNDVTVRPEPVTELVSETGQLRHIAFEGGATLERDAVFIKTVLHQRAPFAQLLGCAMFPDASVEVNEFAQTSVPGVYAAGDMARRATVPAPMAAVIAAAASGTVAGAIIDQDLLSAEFKLPNPFVSGRV; translated from the coding sequence ATGGACATGAAGAATGTCATCATTATCGGCGGAGGCCCTGCCGGGATGTCGGCGGCATTGACCCTGGGCCGGACTCATCACACGGTGTTGCTGGCCGACAGTGATGACGGACGCAACGCTCCGGCCGAGGCGATGCACAACTTCCTTACCCACGAGGGCACTTCGCCCGCCGCCCTGCGTGAACTGGGCCGGGAGAACCTGACCGCCTATCCACACGTGGAAGTGCGCTCCGTGATGGTGGACTCCGTGCGCCGACTGACCGATGAGCACTTCGAGGCGACCTTGGCCGACGGCACCGTGGTGGAGTCCCGCCGGCTGCTGCTCGCCACCGGGCTGCGGGACGAGATGCCCCCCGTGTCCGGTGCCGCCGAGCTGTGGGGCAAGTCGGCCTTCCACTGCCCGTACTGCCATGGATACGAGGTCACGGGTAAGAACGTCGCGGTGCTCGGCACCGGCGGAGAACGAGTCAGGCTCGCCCTCCAACTCAGCCGCTTCGCCACCGACACGGTGCTGTGCACAGGCGGCGAGCCGCTGGAGCCGACGCTCCAGAACGTGCTGGAGACCAATGACGTCACGGTACGGCCGGAGCCGGTGACCGAGCTGGTCAGTGAGACGGGCCAACTGCGCCACATCGCCTTCGAGGGCGGCGCAACGCTGGAGCGGGACGCCGTCTTCATCAAGACCGTGCTGCACCAGCGTGCCCCCTTCGCCCAGCTCCTGGGCTGTGCCATGTTCCCCGACGCCAGCGTCGAGGTGAACGAGTTCGCCCAGACGAGCGTGCCCGGCGTCTACGCCGCCGGCGACATGGCGCGCCGCGCAACGGTACCCGCGCCCATGGCCGCGGTGATCGCGGCGGCCGCCAGCGGCACCGTGGCCGGAGCGATCATCGACCAAGACCTGCTCAGCGCCGAGTTCAAGCTGCCCAACCCGTTCGTGTCCGGGAGGGTGTGA
- a CDS encoding MerR family transcriptional regulator, with the protein MKSSDAEPTMTIGELAERFDLRTHVLRHWESSGLLSPAERVNGRRRYTKRHIARVAMIVRGKAAGFSLEQLRDVLDARNADARQALLRAHYEDLERRIREIEESRTLIEHAMSCRAHDFTECPGFSRLVESLNGGTEAAKVHSVELRGHAH; encoded by the coding sequence ATGAAGTCAAGTGACGCGGAGCCGACGATGACCATCGGTGAACTCGCCGAACGGTTCGATCTGCGCACCCACGTGCTGAGGCACTGGGAGTCCAGCGGGCTGCTGTCCCCCGCTGAGCGGGTGAACGGCAGGCGCCGGTACACCAAGCGCCATATCGCCCGTGTCGCCATGATCGTTCGGGGCAAGGCCGCGGGCTTCAGCCTCGAACAGCTTCGCGACGTCCTCGACGCACGGAACGCTGACGCCCGCCAGGCCCTGCTGCGCGCCCACTACGAGGATCTGGAGCGGCGCATTCGGGAGATCGAGGAGTCGCGCACGCTGATCGAGCACGCGATGAGCTGCCGCGCGCACGACTTCACCGAGTGCCCCGGCTTCAGCCGGCTGGTGGAGTCGCTGAACGGGGGAACGGAGGCCGCGAAGGTCCACTCGGTGGAACTGCGCGGGCACGCCCACTGA
- a CDS encoding ABC transporter permease: MALQTLRGRWVSFLGTAVALVLGVAQVAAMGLLLMTLLDLPDRPVERFAKAPAVVMPSDPTWDPAHRDLGVRSLPEARGVSQDLLRKVSGTGGTVVDRAFYAQLEGGPREQIGHPWPVARFGGYTVKDGRAPASDKEIVIASGRAQTGDKVTVLTAAGVGSYTVSGTVSPVDWEDAVFFTDAEAARLAPRIQALVALGATDKVREAVGEDAEVLTGQDRHKADTSEDRDREAVDNTITLVPVMASVAGTTAVFVVASTFAFAVIQRRREVALLRTVGATPRQVRRMIRNEALLVSGFASAVGAVLGLFGAQLLAEMLIGMGVSPPWFRIEPSLHWTVLAPLAAAFLVGILVALCGVAVSARRAGNIRPIEALREAAVDHSGMTPGRLLLGAMGLVCGVGLTVWIALGDPAMVLSPSAYALSLLVPVLAAAVLAPLAVGPFTRLLMWPLRRCPGPTAILVRESVLTSRRRTAATAAPVLLTIGLTFSLLATTDTLGAARENGSHEQVRSDYALTPDGTPGISPQVVEQVTRIDGVQVAAPIPTTIYTHDEDRLEVNDGLVVDSAALKRMMHLTVVDGSLDALDDNSTVVADLWGMDAGSTLKVSMADGEEVNLRIAATYHAQRGEDVAYLPQRFAKTAVYARDGLARHAYIALTPGTHRATATTAIRKAVAGTGARLITRDQLVASESAYAHHLTEVRQRSVTVIIVMFCFIAILNTLLMATADRRRDLAVLRMAGATPKQVMGFFITESLLVAAIGVALALIATSLNLIGLWGALHQLFGTAPITVPYATITGITVMSTLLAVAGTVLPVSTALRARTVRLVGTRE; this comes from the coding sequence GTGGCTCTCCAGACCCTGCGGGGTCGCTGGGTGTCGTTCCTCGGCACCGCGGTGGCGTTGGTACTCGGGGTCGCCCAGGTCGCGGCCATGGGCCTCCTGCTGATGACCCTGCTCGATCTGCCGGACCGGCCCGTGGAGCGGTTCGCCAAGGCCCCGGCCGTCGTGATGCCCTCCGACCCGACGTGGGATCCCGCCCACCGCGACCTCGGCGTCCGCTCGTTGCCGGAGGCCAGGGGCGTATCACAGGATCTGCTGCGGAAGGTCTCCGGCACCGGCGGCACCGTGGTGGACCGGGCCTTCTACGCCCAGCTCGAGGGCGGCCCCCGGGAGCAGATCGGGCATCCCTGGCCGGTGGCACGGTTCGGCGGGTACACGGTGAAGGACGGTCGTGCACCCGCCTCCGACAAGGAGATCGTCATCGCCTCCGGCCGGGCACAAACCGGCGACAAGGTGACCGTGCTGACCGCCGCGGGCGTCGGATCGTACACGGTCAGCGGCACCGTCTCTCCGGTCGACTGGGAGGACGCGGTCTTCTTCACCGACGCCGAAGCGGCCCGCCTCGCCCCACGGATCCAGGCTCTGGTGGCACTCGGCGCGACCGACAAGGTGCGCGAGGCTGTCGGTGAGGACGCCGAGGTACTCACCGGGCAGGACCGGCACAAGGCCGACACCAGCGAGGACCGCGACCGCGAGGCGGTGGACAACACCATCACCCTGGTGCCGGTGATGGCCAGTGTGGCAGGCACCACCGCGGTGTTCGTGGTAGCCTCCACCTTCGCCTTCGCAGTGATCCAGCGCCGCCGCGAGGTCGCCCTGCTCCGCACTGTGGGTGCCACCCCCCGACAGGTGCGCCGGATGATACGGAACGAGGCGCTACTGGTCAGTGGCTTCGCGTCGGCCGTGGGTGCGGTACTCGGCCTGTTCGGTGCCCAGTTGCTCGCCGAGATGCTGATCGGGATGGGTGTCTCCCCGCCCTGGTTCCGTATCGAACCGTCGCTGCACTGGACAGTGCTGGCGCCACTCGCGGCCGCCTTTCTGGTCGGCATCCTGGTGGCTCTCTGCGGCGTGGCCGTCTCCGCACGGCGGGCAGGCAACATCCGTCCCATCGAGGCGCTGCGCGAGGCGGCGGTCGATCACTCCGGGATGACCCCGGGGCGACTGCTGCTCGGTGCCATGGGCCTGGTGTGCGGAGTCGGGCTGACTGTCTGGATCGCGCTCGGCGACCCGGCCATGGTCCTCTCGCCCAGCGCCTACGCTCTCTCGCTGCTGGTTCCGGTACTGGCCGCCGCCGTACTCGCGCCCCTCGCCGTCGGACCGTTCACCCGGCTGCTGATGTGGCCACTGCGCCGCTGCCCGGGACCCACCGCCATACTCGTACGGGAGAGCGTGCTGACCTCGCGGCGGCGCACCGCTGCTACGGCCGCGCCGGTCCTGCTCACCATCGGCCTGACATTCTCGCTGCTGGCCACCACCGACACACTCGGTGCGGCACGCGAGAACGGATCGCACGAGCAGGTGAGATCGGACTATGCGCTCACCCCCGATGGCACGCCGGGCATCAGCCCGCAGGTCGTCGAGCAGGTCACCCGTATCGACGGCGTGCAGGTCGCGGCCCCCATCCCCACCACCATCTACACCCACGACGAGGACCGGCTGGAAGTGAACGACGGGCTCGTCGTGGACAGTGCCGCGCTGAAGCGGATGATGCACCTGACGGTGGTCGACGGCTCGTTGGACGCCCTGGACGACAACAGCACGGTCGTGGCGGATCTGTGGGGCATGGACGCCGGCTCGACGCTCAAGGTCTCGATGGCCGACGGCGAAGAGGTGAACCTGCGCATCGCGGCCACCTACCATGCGCAACGCGGCGAAGACGTCGCCTACTTGCCCCAGCGGTTCGCCAAGACCGCCGTCTACGCCCGTGACGGACTCGCGCGACACGCCTACATCGCACTGACGCCCGGCACCCACCGCGCCACCGCGACCACGGCAATCCGCAAGGCGGTCGCCGGAACCGGAGCACGCCTCATCACCAGGGACCAGCTGGTCGCCTCGGAGAGCGCGTACGCACACCACCTGACCGAGGTGCGGCAGCGCTCCGTCACCGTGATCATCGTGATGTTCTGCTTCATCGCGATCCTCAACACCCTGCTGATGGCGACCGCCGACCGGCGACGTGATCTGGCGGTGCTGCGGATGGCCGGAGCAACCCCGAAACAGGTCATGGGGTTCTTCATCACCGAATCCCTCCTGGTGGCCGCCATCGGGGTGGCACTGGCACTGATCGCGACCTCGCTCAACCTCATCGGCCTGTGGGGCGCACTGCATCAGCTGTTCGGCACAGCACCCATCACGGTGCCATACGCGACGATCACCGGCATCACCGTCATGTCGACGCTGCTCGCCGTGGCCGGGACCGTGCTGCCCGTCAGCACGGCACTGCGCGCCAGGACGGTGCGGCTCGTCGGCACCCGCGAATAG
- a CDS encoding ABC transporter ATP-binding protein: MDDAVRLESLAKTYGSGDGTVTALRDIHASFPKGSFTAVMGPSGSGKSTLLHCAAALDRPSSGRVFINGTDITGLGETQLTTFRRESTGFVFQAFNLLPSLTAEQNVALPVRLAGRKPDRWTVKEALARVGLEKKAGNRPSQLSGGQQQRVAIARALVTRPTVLFADEPTGALDLTAGRELLDVLRKLVDGPAGDGPTTVVMVTHDPNVASFADRVLFLADSSLVGELISPAPEAVAARMTELGAPKC; the protein is encoded by the coding sequence ATGGACGATGCAGTACGGCTTGAGTCGCTGGCCAAGACCTACGGATCAGGCGACGGCACGGTGACCGCACTTCGCGATATCCACGCCTCCTTTCCGAAGGGGAGCTTCACCGCCGTCATGGGGCCTTCGGGCTCAGGAAAGTCAACGCTACTGCATTGTGCCGCTGCCCTGGACCGGCCCTCGTCGGGCCGGGTGTTCATCAACGGGACGGATATCACGGGGCTGGGCGAGACCCAACTCACCACGTTCCGGCGGGAGTCGACCGGCTTTGTGTTCCAGGCGTTCAACCTGCTGCCCTCGCTGACTGCCGAGCAGAATGTGGCGCTGCCGGTACGGCTGGCCGGGCGCAAGCCCGATCGGTGGACGGTCAAGGAGGCGCTCGCCCGGGTGGGGCTGGAGAAGAAGGCGGGGAACCGTCCCAGTCAGCTCTCCGGCGGCCAGCAGCAGCGCGTCGCCATCGCCCGCGCTCTGGTGACCCGCCCTACTGTGCTCTTCGCCGACGAACCCACCGGTGCACTCGACCTCACCGCAGGACGTGAACTGCTGGATGTACTGCGGAAACTGGTCGACGGTCCGGCAGGCGACGGACCGACCACAGTGGTGATGGTCACGCACGATCCGAACGTGGCCTCGTTTGCGGACCGGGTGCTGTTCCTCGCCGACAGCAGCCTGGTCGGCGAACTGATCTCTCCCGCGCCCGAAGCGGTCGCCGCGCGGATGACCGAGCTGGGGGCGCCGAAGTGCTAG
- a CDS encoding TetR/AcrR family transcriptional regulator, whose protein sequence is MTSRAGAGKRDTYRHGNLRNALIEAGLELVRDGGPDAVVLREATRRVGVAPNAAYRHFADRNALLRAIRQAALAQLATAMETELAALPPANNPVESARGRIRTLATSYLAFAQAEPGLFRAAFSTTDMDDTENESANGPGGLTAFQLLSAALDDLVETGALPPDRRPGAEYFVWSAVHGLAVLLIDGPLRGLLPVQAHEAGQRLMDSIERGI, encoded by the coding sequence ATGACTTCCAGGGCCGGCGCAGGGAAGCGCGACACCTACCGGCACGGCAATCTGCGGAACGCGCTGATCGAGGCCGGCCTCGAACTGGTCCGCGACGGCGGGCCGGACGCGGTGGTCCTGCGCGAAGCCACCCGGCGGGTGGGCGTGGCCCCCAACGCCGCCTACCGCCACTTCGCCGACCGCAACGCCCTTCTGCGTGCCATCCGCCAGGCCGCGCTGGCCCAACTGGCCACCGCCATGGAGACGGAGCTGGCGGCCCTGCCGCCGGCCAACAACCCGGTCGAGTCCGCCCGCGGCCGGATCCGCACCCTCGCCACCAGCTATCTGGCCTTCGCCCAGGCCGAACCGGGGCTGTTTCGCGCGGCGTTCTCCACCACCGACATGGACGACACCGAGAACGAATCCGCCAACGGCCCCGGCGGCCTGACCGCGTTCCAGCTTCTGAGCGCGGCTCTGGATGACCTCGTCGAGACCGGTGCCCTGCCCCCCGACCGTCGCCCCGGCGCCGAATACTTCGTCTGGTCCGCCGTGCACGGCCTGGCCGTACTCCTCATCGACGGCCCCCTGCGCGGCCTGCTTCCCGTACAAGCCCACGAAGCCGGACAACGGCTCATGGACTCGATTGAACGAGGCATCTGA
- a CDS encoding IS3 family transposase, protein MNEVYRFVAAEKAVHPVALLCRVLGVVRSSFSAWLEAEQARSARERADEALAHEITVIHLASKGAYGVPRVHAELRRLGRAVNRKRVERIMRKRGIAGVTRRRRRAPTRPDKQARPAPDLIGRDFTADRPGTRLVGDITYLPTREG, encoded by the coding sequence GTGAACGAGGTCTACCGGTTCGTCGCCGCGGAGAAGGCCGTCCACCCGGTGGCCCTGCTGTGCCGCGTCCTGGGCGTGGTCCGCTCCTCGTTCTCCGCCTGGCTGGAGGCCGAGCAGGCCCGGTCGGCGCGAGAGCGGGCCGATGAGGCTCTGGCCCACGAGATCACCGTGATCCATCTGGCTTCGAAGGGCGCCTACGGTGTCCCGCGCGTGCACGCCGAACTGCGGCGACTGGGACGGGCGGTCAACCGCAAGCGGGTGGAGCGGATCATGCGGAAACGCGGCATCGCCGGCGTCACGCGCCGAAGACGCCGCGCGCCGACCCGCCCCGACAAGCAGGCACGGCCGGCCCCGGACCTGATCGGCCGCGACTTCACCGCCGACCGGCCGGGCACGCGGCTGGTCGGGGACATCACTTACCTGCCCACTAGGGAAGGCTGA